CCCGCGCCGGGCCACCGCCGAGGCGCCCAGGTTGTCGGCGTCACCCAGCATCGACTTGCAGATGCCCAGCTTCCAGATCTGCTTGCCCAGCTGACTGCCCCGGCCCGTGGACCAGAGCCGCTTGAGGTCCGGCACGCTCGACACGTACACCTGCGCCTTCGGCGCCGCACTGCGCAGCTGACGCATCGACGCCTCGAACGACGTGCGGAAATCGGCCACCGGCGTCATGGTCCGCACCGAGTCCCGGCAGGCGTCATTGGCGCCGATCATCACCGTCACCAGATCGGGGTCCTCCTTCGCGGCCAGCGCCATCTGCTCCGGCAACTGCGCGATCCGGGCACCCGTCTCGGCGTGGTTCCAGCTGTGGGCCGCCGCGCCCGAGGCGCCGAGGAGCCGCACCGCCAGGCTGCGCACCGCGCTGTCCGTGCCGGTCGACCAGGAGGCCTCGGGGCAGTCGGCCAGCACCGAACAGGCGTCGAAGCCCCGCGTGATGGAGTCTCCGACCGCGGCGACCGACTCCGGACTGCGGTCCCAGAGCGGTGCGGCAGCAGGCCGCCTGCCCGCGTCGGCCGTCGCGCCCTTGGTCGTCCGGTCGGAGCCGGAGTCACAGCCCGTCAGGACGGCCGTGCCGAGGAACGACACGGCGGCCAGCGCGGCCAGTGCGGTGCGTGAACGGTGCCGTACGGAGCGATCCGGCATTGCCCTCGTCCTCTCCTGTTCCTGTCCCATGCCTCCGGCACACCCGTGCGGCACCGGTCGGCGGGCCCGCGCGCCCTGCCGGGTGAATGCCGAGCGAATCATGGGCCCAGGACCGACGGTACGTCACACCTCGGACGCCGCCGCACGGTAGCTTTTCCACGTCGAACCAGTGGCTCCTTCGGTCACCCGGCTCCACTCGGGTGGCTCTCGAACATCACATCACGTCACATACCCTCCCTTCTCCGGACATTAACTCCCGATACTGTTTACTGATGACAGCCTCGGGAACCGGCCGGTAAGAGGTGGTACGGCGCGAGGCCGCTGGGGAAGGCGAACCTCGTCCCACACTGGAGGTCCCGGTGACGACACGTGGAGTCCTGTACGTCCACTCAGCCCCGCGCGCGCTCTGTCCACACGTCGAATGGGCGGTGGGGGGCGTACTCGGCGTGCGGGTCCAGCTCGACTGGATCAGACAGCCGGCCGCACCCGGCACCTGGCGTTCCGAATTCTCCTGGCAGGCCGGCCCGGGTACGGCGTCCCAGCTCGCCTCCGCGCTGCGCGGCTGGGATCTGCTGCGTTTCGAGGTGACGGCGGAACCGTCGCCGACCGCGGAGGGGGAGCGTTACAGCTCCACGCCCGAGCTGGGCATCTTCCACGCCGTCACCGGCATGCACGGCGACATCCTGGTCCCCGAGGACCGGCTGCGAGCCGCGTTGGCGCGGTCGCTGAGCGGGGAGAGCGACCTGGAGGCGGAGATCGCCAAGCTCCTGGGCAAGCCGTGGGACGACGAACTGGAGTCCTTCCGCCACGCGGGCGAGGGCGCGCCGGTGCGGTGGCTCCACCAGGTGGTGTGACCCCTCCCGGGGCGCTGCCCCGGACCCCGCGCCTCAATCGCCGGCGGGGCTTGAACGCAAGGCCCAACCGGGGCTCCGCCCCGCGCCCCGCGCCTCAAACGCCGGCGGGGCTGGGTTTTGGGCTTCGCCCCGTGCCCCGCGTCTCAATCGTCGGCGGGGCTGGGATGTGGCGGGGCTGGTTTGGCCACTCCTGGCGGTGGGTGCTTTCAAGCGGTGATCAGGCCAAATCAAGCCCCTCCGGCGATTGAGGAGCGGGGGCACGGGGGCAGCGCCCCCGAAAAGGCCCGCGGCACGTGTGAAGCCCGCCTCCCCTCACCGGGGGAAGCGGGCTTCACACGTACAGCCGAAAAGATCACACGCTACGGAACGCCAGCACCACGTTGTGCCCGCCGAAGCCGAACGAGTTGTTGATCGCCGCGATCGGCCCCTCCGGCAGCGCCCGAGGCGCGTCCCGCACGATGTCCGCCTCGACCGCGTCGTCGAGGTTGTCGATGTTGATGGTCGGCGGAGCCATCCGGTGGTGCAGGGCCAGGACCGTCGCGACGGTCTCGATACCGCCCGCGCCACCGAGCAGGTGACCGGTCATCGACTTCGTCGCGGAGATCGCGACATGGTCCAGGTCGTCGCCCAGGATCTTGCGCAGCGCCTTCAGCTCCGCGACATCGCCCTGCGGCGTGGACGTCGCGTGCGCGTTGAGGTGCACGACCTCGGACGGCTTGAGGTCCGTCTGGTCCAGCAGGTTCTGCATCGCCGCGGCGATACCGCGCCCGGTCGGCTCGGGCTGGGCGATGTGGTGGGCGTCCGCGGACAGCCCCTGGCCCAGCACCTCGCAGTAGACCCGGGCGCCGCGCGCGGCGGCGTGCTCCGCGGACTCCAGGACGACGACGCCGGCGCCCTCACCGAGGACGAAACCGTCGCGGCCGGTGTCGTACGGACGCGAGGCCTTCTCGGGCTCGTCGTTGCTCTTGGACATCGCCATCATGTTGGCGAACGCGGCGATCGGCAGCGGGTGGATCGCCGCCTCGGTGCCACCGGCGAGGACCACATCGGCACGGCCGGTGCGGATCATCTCGACGGCGTACCCGATCGCCTCGGCACCCGACGCACAGGCGGAGACCGGGGTGTGGACGCCCGCCCGGGCGTTCACCTCGATACCCACGTTGGCGGCCGGGCCGTTGGGCATGAGCATGGGCACGGTGTGCGGGGAGACGCGGCGTACGCCCTTCTCCTTCAGCACGTCGTACTGGTCGAGCAGGGTGATCACGCCGCCGATGCCGGAGGCGATGACCGAACCCAGCCGCTCGGGCTGGATCTTCTCGTCCTCACCGGCAGGACCGGTGAAGCCCGCGTCCGCCCACGCCTCGCGGGCCGCGATCAGCGCGAACTGCGCCGAGCGGTCCAGCTTGCGGGCGAGCGGTCGGGGCAGGACGTCGCCCGGGTCGACGGCCGCGAGGGCCGCGATCCGGACAGGCAGTTCGGCGAAACGTTCGCCCT
This genomic interval from Streptomyces sp. NBC_00464 contains the following:
- a CDS encoding SGNH/GDSL hydrolase family protein; the encoded protein is MPDRSVRHRSRTALAALAAVSFLGTAVLTGCDSGSDRTTKGATADAGRRPAAAPLWDRSPESVAAVGDSITRGFDACSVLADCPEASWSTGTDSAVRSLAVRLLGASGAAAHSWNHAETGARIAQLPEQMALAAKEDPDLVTVMIGANDACRDSVRTMTPVADFRTSFEASMRQLRSAAPKAQVYVSSVPDLKRLWSTGRGSQLGKQIWKLGICKSMLGDADNLGASAVARRGAVQDRVIAYNEVLREVCAKDSRCRYDGGAVFDYRFTGKQLSQWDWFHPGRNGQARLAEIAYRNVTAARPPG
- a CDS encoding DUF3145 domain-containing protein — encoded protein: MTTRGVLYVHSAPRALCPHVEWAVGGVLGVRVQLDWIRQPAAPGTWRSEFSWQAGPGTASQLASALRGWDLLRFEVTAEPSPTAEGERYSSTPELGIFHAVTGMHGDILVPEDRLRAALARSLSGESDLEAEIAKLLGKPWDDELESFRHAGEGAPVRWLHQVV
- the fabF gene encoding beta-ketoacyl-ACP synthase II, yielding MSSTNRTVVVTGIGATTPLGGDSASTWEGLMAGRSGVKPLEGERFAELPVRIAALAAVDPGDVLPRPLARKLDRSAQFALIAAREAWADAGFTGPAGEDEKIQPERLGSVIASGIGGVITLLDQYDVLKEKGVRRVSPHTVPMLMPNGPAANVGIEVNARAGVHTPVSACASGAEAIGYAVEMIRTGRADVVLAGGTEAAIHPLPIAAFANMMAMSKSNDEPEKASRPYDTGRDGFVLGEGAGVVVLESAEHAAARGARVYCEVLGQGLSADAHHIAQPEPTGRGIAAAMQNLLDQTDLKPSEVVHLNAHATSTPQGDVAELKALRKILGDDLDHVAISATKSMTGHLLGGAGGIETVATVLALHHRMAPPTINIDNLDDAVEADIVRDAPRALPEGPIAAINNSFGFGGHNVVLAFRSV